The following coding sequences lie in one Desmodus rotundus isolate HL8 chromosome 1, HLdesRot8A.1, whole genome shotgun sequence genomic window:
- the PPP6C gene encoding serine/threonine-protein phosphatase 6 catalytic subunit isoform X3 — translation MGDFVDRGYYSLETFTYLLALKAKWPDRITLLRGNHESRQITQVYGFYDECQTKYGNANAWRYCTKVFDMLTVAALIDEQILCVHGGLSPDIKTLDQIRTIERNQEIPHKGAFCDLVWSDPEDVDTWAISPRGAGWLFGAKVTNEFVHINNLKLICRAHQLVHEGYKFMFDEKLVTVWSAPNYCYRCGNIASIMVFKDVNTREPKLFRAVPDSERVIPPRTTTPYFL, via the exons ATG GGTGATTTTGTAGACAGAGGTTACTATAGTTTGGAGACCTTCACTTACCTTCTTGCACTAAAGGCTAAATGGCCTGATCGTATTACACTTTTGCGAGGAAATCATGAGAGTAGACAGATAACACAGGTGTATGGATTTTATG ATGAGTGCCAAACCAAATATGGAAATGCTAATGCCTGGAGATACTGTACCAAAGTTTTTGACATGCTCACAGTAGCAGCT TTAATAGATGAGCAAATTTTGTGTGTTCATGGTGGTTTATCTCCTGATATCAAAACACTGGATCAAATTCGAACCATTGAACGGAATCAAGAAATTCCTCATAAAGGAGCATTTTGTGATCTGGTTTGGTCAGATCCTGAAGATGTGGATACTTGGGCTATCAGTCCCCGAGGAGCTGGTTGGCTTTTTGGCGCAAAGGTCACAAATGAG TTCGTTCACATCAACAACTTAAAACTCATCTGCAGAGCACACCAACTAGTGCACGAAGGCTATAAGTTTATGTTTGATGAAAAGCTGGTAACAGTATGGTCCGCTCCTAATTACTGCTATCGTTGTGGAAATATTGCTTCGATCATGGTCTTCAAAGATGTAAATACAAGAGAACCAAAGTTATTCCGGGCAGTTCCAGATTCAGAACGTGTTATTCCTCCCAGAACAACGACGCCGTATTTCCTTTGA